The Culex pipiens pallens isolate TS chromosome 2, TS_CPP_V2, whole genome shotgun sequence DNA window TCAAATAaagtaaaacttaattttcaaacaaaaaaccagaaCTTATTTCGTTAATGATATGTGTGCTTCATgagattttttcttgtctatgaccattttgcataattggttTGTTCATACAAGTTTCCTTACAATATTAGCAGctgtccatttttttttttttgtaaatacgtGAAATTATGTTTCTTagaaaggaattttctgatcgatctgGGTCTTTGGCATTTTTGTAGAGATTAGGGTAGACTtctattattcaaaaaaaatatccctAGAAGTTGATTTTACAAAATCCATAtttggccattgcaaatattttttggagttcATGTCctcgtaataaaaaaaaaattacaagccacagtttaacatttaaatggaaaagttatttttaaaatgcattacacacctgtccagatgttttgcaatcaaatgTTTTTGTGGTGCTAAACATTGCAATtccatcaaaattcaaaataggtttaaacgttttttttttttcttagacttctatttccattgaaatgttgCTCCAAAAGTGATCAGGGAATATTAAACCGAACGCCATGGTTATTGAATATTGTACACAATTAGACTACATAATTTGGGGTtttgaactcaaatttgatgttaggaggagcatgaaaaataaaaattagttttgtttatgatttgattatccgaagttctaaTCGAGGTTCATATTTCTAAAGATTCGGAAAATTTTCTGTAAATTCGTCTGCAATTCATTGAAGATCGTTCTCGATCCTGCGaatcattaaaatataaaaaaaatgtgaaatgtttggttttcttagttttaattatcgttaaatttgtggatttattttttttctgaaattttatttattcaaagaaacactttaaAATAGTTCTCAATTTAATAAaggccttttaaaaaaattaatattcagGGAAATACATGTTTGGTTTgcttgatttatattttttctaagtGCCTAGGGGAGCTCCCACAACGATTTCTTCCTCCGCGATGCGACGTCACGTGAGAACCCTACAAATTCGCTCAAACGTGTTGCACTGTTGCACGGACAACCTTCAGCTCCAAGTGGAAACACCATGGTTCGCCTAGCTTTGACACGACACGTCAAACACTTTCCCCCTCTGGTTCGCGGTTATCATGAATGAATCCGAGAGGGACCAGTCAGTCATTCTCCAGTCGCTTGAGAGCAAGCTCGCGCGTGTAGCGTAGTCGCGTATACGTACGCTAAGCTGGGTTGGTTTAATTACAGTTAGCTTAATTTGTAGGGGTGGTAGCCCAAAAGGAGTGTGCAACACACTTTCCCGTTGCTTTCGCCGAAGATGGATTAGCCCAGCCTGGAGTTGAGGTGTTGTTCCTAGTGTTGATTGTTACCCTTTTTCGTGAGCTGAAAGATAGAGTTAAGGTAGGTGACTTAAGCTCTAGTATCAAACTATTTACGTAAGTCATTACCCTTGAACCTCAAGCGCGCGCGTGTTGGAATGTCTCTCTGTTGTTTGTACATCTTGGCCGGGCCAAAAAACTGGTTTTTAAAGAGAAAATTGTAACTGTTATTTACATAAACGTGTCGCTGTTCTTGGGATTCGCCCAAGGAGATCCGCTGGTGGCCCTGCCACGGTGTTTGATAATAGCAGAGGACATATGGCAGAAGCTCGCACACCTGCCTTGACCAGGTGCTTGCGTGTTAAAGGCACGCGCATGACGCACCTTCCATGCCATGCCAGCGTGTGGTGAAATTCGAAGAAAGTTGTAAAATGTGTGTCAGCAGCGTGTCCCTTCTGGAGTTCCGTTTCGgtaatgattttttaacatttttaatttatgtttttcagATAATTGTTGCGATCGAGATGTGGCCCACGAGGAGGCTGATCAAATACGGGCTTGTCGGAGGTTCACTTTTGGGAACCGCCGTAAGTCTTCACGCCAACGACTATGATATCAATTCGATAGGAATCGTTCGGCTGGGTCGCGCCGGAATGACCGTATTCGACATTGCTGTCACGTACAAAACAAACCTCTACAAGCGTGAATGGCCCGATAAGAAAGATCCGGAATATGTTAAGCTGAAGAGCGAAACGCACAAGTTGGCCGCGGAGAAGCTGCTGAACCTGTGCCGAACAAACAGGGGAGTGTACATTAAAGTAGGTCAGCATATCGGCGCCCTGGAGTACCTGCTCCCGTACGAGTACGTCAACACGATGAAGATCTTGCACAGCAACGCACCCCAGAATCCAATCGAAGATCTGTACAAGGTGATTCGGCAAGATCTGAAAAAGGACCCGGAGGAAATCTTTTCCTCGTTCGACCCGGAACCACTTGGAACCGCTTCGCTTGCCCAAGTCCATCGAGCAACGCTCAAGGATGGCACCGAAGTGGCCGTCAAGGTTCAACACCCGTACGTCCGGGGGAACTCCCTCGTGGACATCAAAACGATGGAGCTCCTGGTCAACCTAGTCACGTGGACCTTCCCGGACTTTAAGTTCCAGTGGCTGGTGAAGGAAACCAAACGAAACCTCCCCATCGAAATGGACTTTGAGAACGAGGGACACAACGCCGAAAAGGTGGCGGAAATGTTCAAGGACTACGCGTGGTTGAAAATCCCCAAAATCTACTGGGACTACACGACCTCCCGCGTCCTGGTGATGGAATACGTCAAGGGTGGCCAGGTCAACGACCTCGAATACATCCAGCAGCAAAAGCTCGACCCGTACGACATCGCGAACAAAATCGGTCAACTGTACGCCAACATGATCTTCCTGCGGGGCTTCGTCCACAGCGATCCCCACCCGGGCAACATTCTCGTTCGACGAACACCTAAAGGGGCCACCGAAGTTATCCTGCTCGACCACGGACTGTACGCTGACCTCACGGAAAAGTTCCGCTACGAATACTCGAAACTTTGGCTCAGCATCCTGAAGGTCGACCAGGCAGGCATGAAGCAGCACGCACAAGCCCTCGGCGTCCAAGGCAGCATGTGGGGCCTGTTCGCATGCATGGTCACCGGCCGACCCTGGAACTCGGTCATCAGCGGCATCGACAAGGTGAAGCAGGACGAGCAAGAGAAAGAAATGATGCAAACGGAGGGCAAACTCGTCATCCCGCACATCTCGGACGTGCTGGAAAAGGTGGACCGCCAGATGCTGCTGGTGCTCAAAACCAACGACCTCATCCGGGGCATCGAAACGACGCTCAAGACGCAAAACCGCAAGACGGCCTTCTGGGTGATGACCAAGTGCTGCGTCAAGAGCGTCGGCAACCGGGAGTACATGCAGGCGACCGATCCGTGGCGCAAGCTGTCCTCCTGTCTGCGCGAAAACTGGGCCATCCTCAAGCTGAACCTGTACTACCTCTACCAGGGCATCGTCAGCCTGTCGCTGCTGTCGGCGCTCAAGATGATATTCTAGTTTGGGTTCAATTGTTTTGTGTAATTTAACAAAGTTGAAGATGCTTGCGTTTCTGTTGTTCACCTTTAACTTTTAAGCTACTGTCGAAGATTTCCAACCGACAAACAGGTATGTTAGATTTATGGCTTGTTGCGTACACAAATCTTTATTTTCTAGCAAATATAATGCTGTCGATGTAACGTAAATCGTGTTTAATTAGTTCTAGAAAGAAATTCCTTCGATTCATAGAGCTCATTATTAATTATCCATTATAGAGATGACATTGCTCTTATCAACAGTGAGCCTAAACAATTATCATTtgtaaggctgttgcaaatgtttaggcctctaaaatgtgtcgccttttcagtattttttaaaaacaaatttatttttcttaaacttATATCTCCAGATTTTCCACCGTCATCCTCCACTATAgttcaaaagatgttttttgaGTCCCAAAATTTATTCTTACATATTTTGGGAGTCCAACTTTAGATTTGATTTCATGTGACAACCACAGGGCCACAAAGATGGCTACATAACTCGTAGGTTGCCtcgaattacagtggctcagacttaaagggagcatcttcaaattactgccgcATTGAGAATTGTACAATCAATAAACTATTCTCCCCTTGTGATGTAGTTCTAGTATTCCACTATCCACATCCAATCACCACCAATGAAGTATACTAACCACTGTCCTGAGGCTCCCTCTCCGGTCCCCGGCTTGGATTCTGATTACaaataaaaaggaaaatcatatatgagaaaaggtcaatgcggatggcgaccaaatcgagctcagtatcccctcacaaagactggcaagggaaattctcgtatgtttagcAGGTTAAGCAATCActcctaattccatccaatttgctgattttcactatttaaacatcttattttgtaaaactgttgatggaaacttgcttgctcacttcctattgagctatttttcACTCGGCTTCAGTCGAAAATGCTTTTTATGGGAAATAATTCTagagtctttttaaaaaaaaggacctataacagggtgaccactcaagtcccattttcaaattcccgacatttccagaaattcaaataataggcatttcttatctaaagaatgatttcaaacaaaaactcttattaaaaaaaagtcaatatcaaccatcaaaaacaaattaaaaaaaatatttagtttttcgtaaaaacagaAACATAACAACAAATTCCTAAaacaaatacttcaaaaatggaagcactcattattttgattcagagtagaaacaaaaaaacaatcaatcagtcagtcagtcaatcagtctttgaaaaataaccgaaaGCTTAACAATactttcaatgtttatttttaaatttggataacgtatagtttttgattcttcgtttcaactggaaatggcaaaaaattgaagataactgaattaaaaattgtattctTCATTTCATTTTCTTTGCAATCATAGAACGCTTAAAACatgattattgttattattctttcaaaaaattaaaaaaaaaaacaagaaattcgtaaaaaaatgtttaccagTTCCCttatcaattttgtaaattttgatattgaatttttgaatcaatgatGATTTATctagtttttagtatttaactgtttttatttttgtctatgaaaaattcattttgataTGGTTCCATGTCTTACCACttttttcaagtgaaatgtttgaagagacatattctttaaacatatttgcaataaacttaaatcaaaatttaatggaTTTATGTTTTAgcaatttcagtattttttcacgtttttaaaatgtaaaaaagttttttgttttttcattcatagcgaacaacgattggattttattcgatatttaagtatTCCGACAactgaaaatcatgttttatcaATGTTATTTACTTATATTCACAAAAAAGggtaaaatgtggaaaaaaaaatattttgaatgactttaataaatttagttgaacaataataaaatattatacaAATTAGTGCCAAATGCATCCTatatttatttggatttttaagGCATTAtccttttcattttcaaatagattgaaaatgtgaaaggaaccttaaatttaaagtaagttactaaagaagatttaagtgaatttattttgaaaattgtagtacaaaaattttcaagagataaaaaataattttcaaaccagTATGCTtaggatttaaaatataaaatcacaaattcacgactttttcacgattttttgcggattttggcgaattcctgacattttcccaattttccgacttgagtggccaccctgctataagctattgtctttcatatgcttATTGGTCTTTAAAAAAGACTCGAGAATTGAACGTTAAAGTGCTTATATAGCAACAGGCAGGATGAAGTTAGATGCCCCTAGTAAGTGTGAAAAATATGAAGACAAGATGAAAAATTAAGAGGTAGCATGTCAATGCGGACGGATCGATGATTCCCACACAAGGGCATAAAAGAAACAGATGGCATGAAGAAGCaaaagaagaacaaaaaaaatcaggaataaAAAATAGTCAATGCAGATGTAAAGCAAGTTGAGCGcagtatcccctcacaaagactggtagAAAAAGCGCTAAAAGTCAGATaaagtcaatgcggatggagaacAAATTTTACTCTTCCCTCACACTGATGTTTTTGTGAGGGATGGATATTGATCCTCGATGATGGCTCAAAAAAAGAAAGATCTTCTGTAAATTTTCGACCCTTTTCCGCACAACAATTTTCTTTCTTTGAGGACTTTCGGACAGAACTGATAACACCCTTTTCGTTATCTTTATAAACTTTATTTGTTCATTCCATTCGTTTATTCttcttttacaaaaatattttttcatccaTAACAGTTAGCATAAAAAGTAGCTTTTTTATACCCAAAAAAGCCATCACTTGTTAATATGTTCTTCCTTCTCGACGGTTGATTGATGTAAGattgttcttcttcttctttttccgcAAAACATCTTACCGCAACCGACGAGGATCGCGCGCGATCGCACAGTCAGCATAACAAAAAACTAGCATAATTTGAGGTAATAAACTTAAGGTTAACAATCGTTTTTGTTGCTGTTTCGTTTCCGCGTAAACCctactaaacttaaaaaataattcgcaATTCAACAGCGAataaatcgagaaaaaaaaactaaaaataatgctcgtttaaaaaaagcaatCATATGGCAAACTCGTGGTGAGGAAGTGGAAGCCACTGAAATCTTCTACTCTTCTAGGATGCTTCCGCGTTTCCGTTCCGCACGCACTCTTCCTTCTCTTCTCCGGATTGGACTCGGCAACATATTCGCGCGCATTCTTCACACtactggattattttttttgtttagtttgtaAATGTTTGGAGGATTTTAAGCTCACTTGATTCTTTTTTCCGTTTGATTGTTGTACTGTTTTAGCGTTCGCGCACCTTTTCTTCGATTTCTTCTGAACACCGTTTTCGATTCACTTCCGGTTTGGTGATTTCCCCGCGCGCGGCCGATTTCTTTTGTGTTCTAATTTTTGGTtggtgatttgtttttttttcttgttgggAAGGAAGTGGGATTGGGATCAAGAGTAGGGAGTAGGAGTGGGAAACATAAATAGTTGAGGTTTGAAGACTAATCTACAAGATTTGTACACTGCGCAAACGGGATTATAGTGAAAATAGGGATAGGCGGGGCATTCCAATTGGGGGATTTCGttagtgtttttgttttgtactGTGATATGGGGTTGATTGTGTGTAAGTTTGTGAGATCAAAAGGAGAAAAAAATGTGTCG harbors:
- the LOC120426519 gene encoding aarF domain-containing kinase 1; this encodes MWPTRRLIKYGLVGGSLLGTAVSLHANDYDINSIGIVRLGRAGMTVFDIAVTYKTNLYKREWPDKKDPEYVKLKSETHKLAAEKLLNLCRTNRGVYIKVGQHIGALEYLLPYEYVNTMKILHSNAPQNPIEDLYKVIRQDLKKDPEEIFSSFDPEPLGTASLAQVHRATLKDGTEVAVKVQHPYVRGNSLVDIKTMELLVNLVTWTFPDFKFQWLVKETKRNLPIEMDFENEGHNAEKVAEMFKDYAWLKIPKIYWDYTTSRVLVMEYVKGGQVNDLEYIQQQKLDPYDIANKIGQLYANMIFLRGFVHSDPHPGNILVRRTPKGATEVILLDHGLYADLTEKFRYEYSKLWLSILKVDQAGMKQHAQALGVQGSMWGLFACMVTGRPWNSVISGIDKVKQDEQEKEMMQTEGKLVIPHISDVLEKVDRQMLLVLKTNDLIRGIETTLKTQNRKTAFWVMTKCCVKSVGNREYMQATDPWRKLSSCLRENWAILKLNLYYLYQGIVSLSLLSALKMIF